A genomic stretch from Nocardia wallacei includes:
- a CDS encoding TadE family type IV pilus minor pilin, whose protein sequence is MALAALVVAVSLCIGGLLAAPTQIRCVDAAREAARLSARGAESEAIPAARRIAPPRAAINIRTDGDYVIATVTSGTPLLPLHLHAEAVAVREPGEPQ, encoded by the coding sequence ATCGCCCTCGCCGCCCTCGTGGTCGCCGTATCACTGTGCATAGGCGGCCTGCTGGCGGCGCCGACCCAGATCCGCTGTGTCGACGCCGCCCGCGAGGCGGCCCGCCTGTCCGCCCGCGGCGCCGAGTCCGAAGCCATACCCGCCGCCCGCCGCATCGCCCCGCCGCGCGCCGCCATCAACATCCGAACCGACGGCGACTACGTAATCGCCACCGTCACATCCGGCACACCCCTCCTCCCGCTCCACCTCCACGCCGAAGCAGTAGCAGTCCGCGAGCCAGGCGAGCCCCAATGA